In Buchnera aphidicola (Sipha maydis), the following proteins share a genomic window:
- the gloB gene encoding hydroxyacylglutathione hydrolase yields MLLIQKIKIFNDNLVWIIQKNKKCVIIDPGLATPIIKKLEIKKIIPIYIFLTHMHFDHIHGIFKLLQNYPNIKIFTPQKIKNIQKKNQVIIKKKKNIFIFNQLCKIFPTPGHTHKDISYYIYPYLFCGDILFSGGCGNTSQGCSKNLYKSLNVIKNLPKKTIFFNSHEYTINNLLFAKKIYKKDLLIQEYLNFLKKNFKNKISYSFLEDEKKINFFLRIDEIGIKEMINYWYNSASKIEYFCNLRKIKDQY; encoded by the coding sequence ATGCTTTTAATTCAAAAAATTAAAATATTTAACGATAATCTAGTATGGATCATACAAAAAAATAAAAAATGCGTAATAATTGATCCAGGATTAGCAACACCAATTATAAAAAAATTAGAAATAAAAAAAATCATCCCAATATACATTTTTCTTACACATATGCATTTTGATCATATTCATGGAATTTTTAAATTACTTCAAAATTATCCAAATATTAAAATATTTACACCTCAAAAAATAAAAAATATCCAAAAAAAAAATCAAGTGATTATAAAAAAAAAGAAAAATATTTTTATCTTTAATCAATTATGTAAAATTTTCCCTACACCAGGACATACTCATAAAGATATATCCTACTATATATATCCATACCTTTTTTGTGGTGATATTTTATTTTCTGGAGGGTGTGGAAATACATCACAAGGTTGTTCAAAAAATTTATATAAATCTTTAAATGTAATAAAAAATTTACCAAAAAAAACAATATTTTTCAATTCACATGAATATACTATAAATAATTTATTATTTGCAAAAAAAATATATAAAAAAGATTTATTAATTCAAGAATATTTAAATTTTTTAAAAAAAAATTTTAAAAATAAAATTAGTTATAGTTTTCTTGAAGATGAAAAAAAAATTAACTTCTTCTTAAGAATTGATGAAATAGGAATAAAAGAAATGATTAATTATTGGTATAATTCTGCAAGTAAAATTGAATATTTCTGTAATTTAAGAAAAATAAAAGATCAGTATTAA
- the lepB gene encoding signal peptidase I: MHNIFIICFSIFVTCMGILWFIEKVQNIYNKYTLTKIEYFIYQKQKKSTSNIFPILFIIFMTRTFLFEPFSIPSNSMLPTILSGDFILVNKFAYNIRNPFNDKILFHINSPQRGDIGVFQYPKNKNINYIKRFVGLPGDYIQYKMLKKEISIHNHNNKTFYSIELVKYKKINDEQNSYKQEIIKNVHYIICVEQDKYDNNQLYFQQKNMKQGTWKVPDNQYFVLGDNRDNSSDSRYWGFVPEENLIGKATIVWFSVKQNSNIFPFGIRFYRIGQALYLN; this comes from the coding sequence ATGCACAATATTTTCATAATATGTTTTTCTATTTTTGTTACTTGTATGGGAATTTTATGGTTCATAGAAAAAGTTCAAAATATATATAATAAATATACATTAACAAAAATTGAATATTTTATCTACCAAAAACAAAAAAAATCAACGAGTAACATTTTTCCTATTTTATTTATCATATTTATGACACGAACGTTTTTATTTGAACCATTTAGTATTCCTTCTAATTCAATGTTACCAACTATTTTATCAGGAGATTTTATATTAGTAAATAAATTTGCATATAATATCAGAAATCCCTTTAATGATAAAATATTATTTCACATTAATTCCCCTCAAAGAGGAGATATTGGAGTTTTTCAATATCCAAAAAATAAAAATATAAATTATATAAAAAGATTTGTTGGATTACCAGGAGATTATATTCAATATAAAATGTTAAAAAAAGAAATATCCATTCATAATCATAACAATAAAACATTTTATTCTATTGAATTAGTAAAATATAAAAAAATAAATGATGAACAAAATTCTTATAAACAAGAAATCATAAAAAATGTTCATTATATTATTTGCGTTGAACAAGATAAATATGATAACAATCAACTTTATTTTCAACAAAAAAATATGAAGCAAGGTACATGGAAAGTTCCAGATAACCAATATTTTGTTTTAGGAGATAATAGAGATAATAGTTCTGATAGTCGTTATTGGGGATTTGTTCCTGAAGAAAACTTAATCGGTAAAGCAACTATAGTGTGGTTTAGCGTGAAACAAAATAGTAATATATTTCCATTTGGAATAAGATTTTATAGAATTGGACAAGCTCTATATTTAAATTAA
- the acpS gene encoding holo-ACP synthase encodes MKIIGVGIDLLRIKRLKKISQIHEKKFLKKILTVKEKFHYYENTRKINFLAKSFVIKEAACKAIGIGMRKGISFKKIEVYNNKFNQPKIRFLKKIFINNILLKITKSYVSYTSEKKYVQAIVILK; translated from the coding sequence ATGAAAATCATTGGTGTTGGCATTGATCTCTTACGAATTAAACGTTTAAAAAAAATTTCTCAAATACATGAAAAAAAATTTTTAAAAAAAATTTTAACAGTAAAAGAAAAATTTCATTATTATGAAAATACAAGAAAAATAAATTTTTTAGCCAAAAGTTTTGTTATTAAAGAAGCTGCGTGTAAAGCTATTGGAATTGGAATGAGAAAAGGAATATCATTTAAAAAAATTGAAGTATATAATAATAAATTTAATCAACCGAAAATAAGATTTCTAAAAAAAATTTTTATAAATAATATTTTATTAAAAATTACAAAATCTTATGTTAGTTATACTAGTGAAAAAAAATATGTACAAGCAATTGTCATATTGAAATAA
- the era gene encoding GTPase Era: MKKKQKYCGEILIIGNQNTGKSSLMNKLVEKKISITSKKRNTTQKKILGIQTIKNYQFIYIDTPGLTRHNNKKKFLKNIYFNQKINKKIKIIIFVLDKLLLEKNIQIITNFFKKKKIILLIVLNKIDKIKKKNIILPFIKKIKEKCFFKEIIPISSKTGENINILKKIIKKNLPKNKHEFHKNKCENSSTKFKIKEIIREKIMRYFGDELPYIINIKIYSMIPNQYGEIIIKSNIYVKYARQKKIFIGTKGNKIKLLSLLARKDIKKILKKNIHLYIWIKHKKF; the protein is encoded by the coding sequence ATGAAAAAAAAACAAAAATATTGTGGTGAAATTCTTATTATAGGAAATCAAAATACAGGAAAATCTAGTTTAATGAATAAATTAGTTGAGAAAAAAATTTCAATTACTTCAAAAAAAAGAAACACCACACAAAAAAAAATTTTAGGAATACAAACAATAAAAAATTATCAATTTATTTATATTGACACACCTGGATTAACAAGACATAATAATAAAAAAAAATTTTTAAAAAACATATATTTCAATCAAAAAATTAATAAAAAAATAAAAATAATAATTTTCGTACTTGATAAATTACTACTTGAAAAAAATATACAGATAATCACAAATTTTTTTAAAAAAAAAAAAATCATTCTTTTAATTGTTTTAAATAAAATCGATAAAATAAAAAAAAAAAATATTATCTTACCTTTTATTAAAAAAATTAAAGAAAAATGTTTTTTTAAAGAAATTATACCAATTTCATCTAAAACAGGAGAAAATATTAATATTCTTAAAAAAATAATTAAAAAGAATCTTCCCAAAAATAAACATGAATTTCATAAAAATAAATGTGAAAATTCTTCTACTAAATTTAAAATAAAAGAAATCATCAGAGAAAAAATTATGAGATATTTTGGGGATGAATTGCCTTATATCATAAATATTAAAATTTATTCTATGATACCAAATCAATATGGAGAAATAATTATTAAATCTAATATTTACGTCAAATATGCAAGACAAAAAAAAATATTTATAGGAACGAAGGGAAATAAAATAAAATTATTAAGTCTCTTAGCAAGAAAAGATATAAAAAAAATATTAAAAAAAAATATTCATCTTTACATATGGATCAAACATAAAAAATTTTAA
- a CDS encoding flagellar biosynthesis protein FlhA yields the protein MKIFFSLFNILKKNKNLQLKKLLVPFFILIILSMMIIPLRPIILDILFTFNIFLSVLIFLITMFTKNILEFSIFPILLLFTTLFRLSLNIASTRVILLNGYQGENAAGYVIESFGHFLIGNNLIIGIVVFIILMIINYIVITKGAGRIAEVGARFILDGMPGKQISIDSDLNAGLIKKKEAQERRIKISQEADFYGSMDGASKFIRGDAISSILIMIINILGGLIIGIFQYNMNILEASQRYTLLTVGDGLVAQIPALVISTAAGVMITKVDNNKNISDEIINQLFSNINIIFLSGIIIGIFGLLPGMPNFIFLFFISFLFLISFCYQNKNEIFLKSDNSKRKKDNLNISWDDVPLEDYISIFLGKKIFDLMNGENKEDFLTKIFYVRKKYTNEFGFLPPKVNIQNNNNLLDCEYKIFIKGVESGSGEVFIDKFLAINSHLVKEKLSSQEVRDPVFNFQAFWINKNLINYAIQKKYTVIDSQTVIVTHLDHLISKNISEFFGRQETQELLNKVNLKFPHLIEGLIPEICTLTTLNKVLQNLLLEGIPIKDIRTILETLIENSTLQNNIDDLTNIIRISLGKYIVQKFYLNSQDIYAIGLSSNTEKILLNALKKSVNLRMDFLKKFFKNVQREITNQELMNAPKVIIVHPSLRYFIFRLLRPHFSNVHILSHLEIPNDKKIIFKNVIKF from the coding sequence ATGAAAATTTTTTTTTCTTTATTCAATATTTTAAAAAAAAATAAAAATCTTCAATTAAAAAAATTATTGGTACCTTTTTTTATTTTAATAATTTTATCTATGATGATTATTCCTTTAAGACCAATTATTTTAGATATTCTGTTTACTTTTAATATTTTTTTATCTGTTTTAATTTTTTTAATAACAATGTTTACAAAAAATATTTTAGAATTTTCTATTTTTCCGATTCTTTTATTATTTACTACTTTATTTCGTTTATCTTTGAATATTGCTTCTACAAGAGTTATTTTATTAAATGGATATCAAGGAGAAAATGCCGCTGGTTATGTTATAGAATCTTTTGGTCATTTTTTGATTGGAAATAATTTAATAATTGGAATAGTGGTTTTTATTATTTTAATGATTATAAATTATATTGTAATTACTAAGGGAGCCGGCAGAATAGCTGAAGTTGGAGCTAGATTTATATTAGATGGCATGCCTGGAAAACAAATATCTATTGATTCTGATTTAAATGCAGGTTTAATAAAAAAAAAAGAAGCTCAAGAAAGACGAATAAAAATATCGCAAGAAGCTGATTTTTATGGTTCAATGGATGGTGCAAGTAAATTTATTAGAGGTGATGCTATTTCTAGTATTTTAATTATGATTATCAATATTTTGGGTGGGTTAATAATTGGAATTTTTCAGTATAATATGAATATTTTAGAAGCATCTCAAAGGTATACTTTATTAACTGTAGGAGATGGTCTTGTAGCACAAATTCCAGCTTTAGTTATTTCAACCGCTGCAGGTGTTATGATTACAAAAGTAGATAATAATAAAAATATTAGTGATGAAATTATTAATCAGTTATTTTCTAATATAAATATTATTTTTTTATCTGGAATAATAATTGGAATTTTTGGTTTGCTTCCTGGTATGCCGAATTTTATTTTTCTATTTTTTATAAGTTTTTTATTTCTTATTAGCTTTTGTTATCAAAATAAAAATGAAATTTTTTTAAAAAGTGATAATTCTAAAAGAAAAAAGGATAATTTAAATATTTCTTGGGATGATGTTCCATTAGAAGATTATATATCAATTTTTTTAGGAAAAAAAATATTTGATCTGATGAATGGGGAAAATAAAGAAGATTTTTTAACTAAAATTTTTTATGTTCGAAAAAAATATACTAATGAATTTGGTTTTTTACCTCCTAAAGTTAATATTCAAAATAATAATAATTTATTAGATTGTGAATATAAAATTTTTATTAAAGGAGTTGAAAGTGGATCAGGAGAAGTTTTTATAGATAAATTTCTTGCAATTAATTCCCATCTTGTAAAAGAAAAATTATCTTCTCAAGAAGTTCGTGATCCAGTTTTTAACTTTCAAGCTTTTTGGATTAATAAAAATTTAATAAATTATGCTATTCAAAAAAAATATACAGTAATAGATTCACAAACTGTGATTGTGACACATTTAGATCATTTAATTTCTAAGAATATTAGTGAATTTTTTGGTCGTCAAGAAACACAAGAATTATTAAATAAAGTTAATTTAAAATTTCCTCATTTAATAGAAGGATTAATTCCAGAAATATGTACATTAACTACGTTAAATAAGGTTTTACAAAATCTTTTATTAGAAGGAATCCCGATCAAAGATATTAGAACGATTTTAGAAACATTGATAGAAAATTCAACACTTCAAAATAATATAGATGATTTAACAAATATAATTCGTATTTCTTTAGGTAAATATATTGTTCAAAAATTTTATTTAAACTCACAAGATATTTACGCTATTGGTCTTTCTTCTAATACAGAAAAAATTTTATTAAATGCTTTAAAAAAATCTGTTAATCTAAGAATGGATTTTTTAAAGAAATTTTTTAAAAATGTTCAACGAGAAATAACAAATCAAGAATTGATGAATGCGCCTAAAGTAATTATTGTTCATCCTTCTTTAAGATATTTTATCTTTCGTTTATTACGTCCACATTTCTCTAATGTTCATATATTATCTCATTTAGAAATTCCTAATGATAAAAAAATTATTTTTAAAAATGTAATTAAATTTTAA
- the argS gene encoding arginine--tRNA ligase — protein MIKEKLKKEIENSLIKNNIKICFPIIIQKNKFKKMGHFQINNLFSISNKCKINYLILVKKIIKKINYKKMIKKINFSKPCFINIFLNPEWVIKEIEKIFRKEFFFKKNNKKVVIDYSSPNVAKSMHVGHLRSTIIGDSMAKIMEFTGYNVIRVNHIGDWGNQFGMLIAYLKKKNIYDINNMSINDIEKIYCQAKKTSLIDKKFLQKTEKYTAKLQQNCNYYNNIWKKVVQLTLKKNKEIYKLLNISLKDQNICGESFYKHIVKKIIKNLLQKKIAVIKNGNVIVFLKHLKNRKGEEMGIILQKKSGVFLYSAIDIACMKYRCKKLQANIILYYIDSRQKQYIQQIYEIAKKAGYISQKTKIKHHIFGMMLSQNNHPFQTRSGKTIKLIDLIQTSIQRAKKIILKKNKKITKNKLSDLSKKIGIGALKYSDLSKNRKTNYVFKFKNMISFEGNTSLYIQYTYIRIFSILKRFKKNVSNLKEKIMFVNNDELNLSIKILEFKEIILETVKTGQPHLICKYLYKISSIYSKFYEKHKILNKKNKKIRNSRLKISFLVSKILKKGLNLLGIETIESI, from the coding sequence ATGATAAAAGAAAAATTAAAAAAAGAAATTGAAAATAGTTTAATAAAAAATAATATAAAAATTTGTTTTCCAATTATTATTCAAAAAAATAAATTTAAAAAAATGGGACATTTTCAAATAAATAATTTATTTTCAATATCTAATAAATGTAAAATTAATTATTTAATTTTAGTAAAAAAAATCATAAAAAAAATAAATTATAAAAAAATGATAAAAAAAATAAATTTTTCTAAACCATGTTTTATAAATATTTTTTTAAACCCAGAATGGGTTATAAAAGAAATAGAAAAAATATTTAGAAAAGAATTTTTTTTTAAAAAAAATAATAAAAAAGTTGTAATAGATTATTCTTCACCTAACGTTGCAAAATCTATGCATGTTGGACATTTAAGATCAACAATCATAGGAGATTCTATGGCAAAAATAATGGAATTTACTGGATATAATGTCATTCGAGTAAACCATATCGGAGATTGGGGTAATCAATTCGGAATGTTAATTGCTTATCTAAAAAAAAAAAATATATACGATATAAATAATATGTCAATAAACGACATAGAAAAAATATATTGTCAAGCAAAAAAAACTTCATTAATTGATAAAAAATTTTTACAAAAAACAGAAAAATATACAGCTAAACTACAACAAAATTGCAATTATTATAATAATATCTGGAAAAAAGTAGTACAATTAACTTTAAAAAAAAACAAAGAAATATATAAATTACTGAATATTAGCTTAAAAGATCAAAATATTTGCGGAGAAAGTTTTTATAAACATATTGTAAAAAAAATTATTAAAAATTTACTTCAAAAAAAAATTGCTGTTATAAAAAACGGAAATGTTATTGTCTTCCTCAAACATCTTAAAAATAGAAAAGGAGAGGAAATGGGAATTATACTTCAAAAAAAAAGTGGAGTATTTTTATATTCTGCAATAGATATTGCATGTATGAAATATCGATGCAAAAAATTACAAGCAAATATAATATTATATTATATTGATTCTCGTCAAAAACAATATATTCAGCAAATATATGAAATTGCTAAAAAAGCAGGATATATTTCACAAAAAACAAAAATAAAACATCATATATTCGGAATGATGTTGTCACAGAACAATCATCCATTTCAAACTCGCTCTGGAAAAACAATTAAATTAATTGATCTTATTCAAACATCTATTCAAAGAGCAAAAAAAATTATTTTAAAAAAGAACAAAAAAATCACAAAAAATAAATTATCTGATTTATCTAAAAAAATTGGAATCGGAGCTTTAAAATATTCAGATTTATCTAAAAATAGAAAAACTAATTATGTTTTTAAATTTAAAAATATGATTTCTTTTGAAGGAAATACATCTCTGTATATACAATATACATACATAAGAATCTTTTCTATCTTAAAAAGATTTAAAAAAAATGTATCTAATTTAAAAGAGAAAATTATGTTTGTAAACAATGATGAATTAAATCTATCTATAAAAATATTAGAATTCAAAGAAATAATATTAGAAACAGTTAAAACAGGACAACCTCATTTAATATGTAAATATCTGTATAAAATTTCATCTATATATTCAAAATTTTATGAAAAACATAAAATTTTAAATAAAAAAAATAAAAAAATACGAAATAGCCGATTAAAAATATCATTTTTAGTTTCTAAAATATTAAAAAAAGGACTCAACTTATTAGGTATTGAAACAATAGAATCTATATAA
- the tadA gene encoding tRNA adenosine(34) deaminase TadA: protein MKKINNLKKNEYWMEIALFFARVALNQGEIPVGAILVHKNKIIGVGWNNSIKKNDPTGHAEILALRKGGMYLKNYRLLKSTLYVTLEPCLMCLGAVLNSRIQTLVIGANQKKINNFLYLSKFILKNKKLKIEVIKNVLKRKCSFLLKNFFLTKR, encoded by the coding sequence ATGAAAAAAATAAATAATTTAAAAAAAAATGAATATTGGATGGAGATTGCATTATTTTTCGCAAGAGTCGCATTGAATCAAGGTGAAATTCCAGTTGGAGCAATATTGGTACATAAAAATAAAATTATTGGAGTGGGGTGGAATAATTCTATTAAAAAAAATGATCCAACTGGTCATGCAGAAATTCTTGCGTTAAGAAAGGGAGGAATGTATTTAAAAAATTATAGATTATTAAAATCCACTTTATATGTTACTTTAGAGCCTTGTTTAATGTGTTTAGGAGCTGTTTTAAATAGTAGAATTCAAACATTAGTAATAGGAGCTAATCAAAAAAAAATAAATAATTTTTTATATTTGAGTAAATTTATTTTAAAAAATAAAAAATTAAAAATTGAAGTGATCAAAAATGTTTTAAAAAGAAAATGTTCTTTTTTATTAAAAAATTTTTTTTTAACAAAAAGATGA
- the dnaQ gene encoding DNA polymerase III subunit epsilon, which produces MNKYSRKIVLDTETTGMNSSGPIYLDHRIIEIGAIEIINRKITKNSFHVYLQPNRLIDKDAYKVHGISDQFLLDKPHFSEIYKNFIDYVKNSELIIHNAKFDLGFINYELSLLKKDICKIENYCSIIDTLKLSRKIFPGKKNNLDALCKRYKIHHDRKKHSAILDARLLANVYLLMTSLQKTFFFMDFKKEIFFSNKKKKNFIKKSYIQKNTNKENLLHIKYLKNMQKKSKCLWINKKI; this is translated from the coding sequence ATGAATAAATATTCTCGTAAAATTGTTTTAGATACTGAAACTACAGGGATGAATTCTTCTGGTCCAATATATTTAGATCACCGAATTATTGAAATTGGAGCAATTGAAATTATTAACAGAAAAATCACCAAAAATAGTTTTCATGTTTATCTTCAACCTAATCGATTGATAGATAAAGATGCTTATAAAGTACATGGGATATCAGATCAATTTTTATTAGATAAACCTCATTTTTCTGAAATTTATAAAAATTTTATTGATTATGTCAAAAATTCTGAATTAATTATTCATAATGCTAAATTTGATTTAGGTTTTATTAATTATGAACTAAGTTTGTTAAAAAAAGATATTTGCAAAATAGAAAATTATTGTTCAATTATAGATACTCTAAAATTATCAAGAAAAATTTTTCCAGGTAAAAAAAATAATTTAGATGCTTTATGCAAAAGGTATAAAATTCATCACGATAGAAAAAAACATAGCGCGATATTAGATGCTAGATTATTAGCTAATGTTTATTTATTGATGACATCTTTGCAAAAAACTTTTTTTTTTATGGATTTTAAAAAAGAAATTTTTTTTTCAAATAAAAAGAAAAAAAATTTTATAAAAAAAAGTTATATTCAAAAAAATACTAATAAAGAAAATCTTTTACATATAAAATATTTAAAAAATATGCAAAAAAAATCTAAATGTTTATGGATCAATAAGAAGATTTAA
- the smpB gene encoding SsrA-binding protein SmpB, with the protein MIKKNKKKIISFNKKVKFNFFIKKKFVAGIVLQGWEVKSLRQGKINISRSYILLRDNEIYLVNCEIQPLKSAFLFHSSQFFNRNRKLLLLKKEIHFLANEINKNNKYTIVPISVFWKNSFCKLNIGLALGKKLYDKRHEKKNKFLKRELSRICKNFKI; encoded by the coding sequence ATGATAAAGAAAAATAAAAAAAAAATTATATCATTTAATAAAAAAGTAAAATTTAATTTTTTTATTAAAAAAAAATTTGTTGCAGGAATTGTTTTACAGGGATGGGAAGTAAAATCTTTACGTCAAGGAAAAATTAATATTAGCAGAAGTTATATTTTATTACGTGATAATGAAATCTATTTAGTAAATTGTGAAATACAACCTTTAAAAAGTGCTTTTTTATTTCATTCATCACAATTTTTTAATAGAAACAGAAAATTATTACTATTAAAAAAAGAAATACATTTTCTTGCAAATGAAATTAATAAGAATAATAAGTATACTATTGTTCCAATTTCTGTTTTTTGGAAAAATTCTTTTTGTAAACTTAATATAGGTTTAGCTTTAGGGAAAAAATTATACGATAAAAGACATGAGAAAAAAAATAAGTTTTTAAAAAGAGAGTTATCCAGAATTTGTAAAAATTTTAAAATTTGA
- the rnc gene encoding ribonuclease III translates to MDSIEKKNIQKILGYVYTKKSLLKQALTHRSSNINHNERLEFLGDSILSFVIAHALYKCFPKLNEGEMSRIRASLVRGNTLAEIANEFDLGEHLKLGPGELKSGGFKRESILANTVEAIIGSIFLDSNIKTVEKLILKWYQKRLKSIRPEKTQKDSKTRLQEHLQSKHLQLPIYKVIKTCGEAHNQLFTVECKVLNTSKNFVGIGSSRRKAEQNAAQYALIKLGIE, encoded by the coding sequence ATGGATTCTATTGAAAAAAAAAACATTCAAAAAATACTAGGATACGTATATACGAAAAAATCACTTTTAAAACAAGCATTAACTCATCGGAGTTCTAATATAAATCATAATGAAAGATTAGAATTTTTAGGAGATTCTATTTTAAGTTTTGTTATCGCTCATGCTTTGTATAAATGTTTTCCTAAACTCAATGAAGGGGAAATGAGTAGAATAAGAGCTTCTTTAGTAAGAGGAAATACACTAGCAGAAATAGCAAATGAATTTGATTTAGGTGAACATTTGAAACTAGGACCAGGAGAATTAAAGAGCGGAGGATTTAAAAGGGAATCAATATTAGCAAATACCGTAGAAGCTATTATTGGAAGTATATTTTTAGATAGTAATATAAAAACAGTAGAAAAATTAATTTTAAAATGGTATCAAAAAAGATTGAAAAGCATTCGTCCTGAAAAAACACAAAAAGATTCTAAAACAAGACTTCAAGAACATTTACAATCTAAACATTTACAATTACCAATATATAAAGTGATTAAAACATGTGGAGAAGCACATAATCAACTATTTACAGTCGAATGCAAAGTTTTAAATACTTCAAAAAATTTCGTTGGAATTGGATCAAGCCGAAGAAAAGCAGAACAAAACGCTGCTCAATACGCATTAATAAAATTGGGAATAGAATGA
- the rnhA gene encoding ribonuclease HI, which translates to MKNKISIFTDGSCLGNPGPGGYCIIIKYKKIQKKFSSGFFLTTNNRMELMSVIIGIEKIKISANLIIQTDSKYVHNGVTKWMMHWKKNNWNKKNKKKIKNLDLWMRLNKIIKKHIKIEWIWIKSHSGNLENELCDIYAKKSAKNPTKIDKKYLFYQKK; encoded by the coding sequence GTGAAAAATAAAATTTCTATATTTACAGATGGATCATGTTTAGGAAACCCTGGACCAGGAGGGTATTGCATTATTATTAAATATAAAAAAATTCAAAAAAAATTTAGTTCAGGTTTTTTTTTAACCACTAATAATAGAATGGAATTAATGAGTGTAATTATTGGAATAGAAAAAATTAAAATTTCTGCAAATTTAATTATTCAAACTGATAGTAAATATGTACATAATGGAGTAACTAAATGGATGATGCACTGGAAAAAAAATAATTGGAATAAAAAAAATAAAAAAAAAATAAAAAATTTAGACCTTTGGATGAGATTAAATAAAATTATTAAAAAACATATAAAAATTGAATGGATTTGGATCAAGAGTCATTCAGGAAATCTTGAAAATGAATTATGTGACATATATGCAAAAAAATCTGCAAAAAATCCAACAAAAATAGATAAAAAATATTTATTTTATCAAAAAAAATAA
- a CDS encoding nucleotide exchange factor GrpE, translating into MSLKEKKKLQKKIKNLESLENLKKIKSLKSKFLELKEKYKSCKKNNKKYFKKMKLRLIKENTLKYKFSLEKIIISLLPIIDSLEMALKTILNSQNNIPKISEKLLENNIFLLQTLLKNGVTVIEKVNVVFDPSIHQAMFLKKSKKIKKNHVIQVLQKGYLLNNRLLRPAMVSISS; encoded by the coding sequence ATGTCTTTAAAAGAAAAAAAAAAATTACAGAAAAAGATTAAAAATCTAGAATCATTAGAAAATCTAAAAAAAATAAAATCTTTAAAATCTAAGTTTTTAGAATTAAAAGAAAAATATAAATCTTGCAAAAAAAATAATAAAAAATATTTTAAAAAAATGAAATTAAGATTAATAAAAGAAAATACTTTGAAATATAAATTTTCTTTAGAAAAAATTATTATTTCATTACTACCTATTATAGATAGTTTAGAAATGGCTTTAAAAACTATTTTAAATTCACAAAATAATATTCCAAAGATTTCTGAAAAATTATTAGAAAATAATATTTTTCTTTTGCAGACGCTTTTAAAAAACGGTGTTACTGTAATTGAAAAAGTAAATGTTGTTTTTGATCCGTCCATACATCAAGCTATGTTTTTAAAAAAATCTAAAAAAATTAAAAAAAATCATGTCATACAAGTATTGCAGAAAGGTTATTTATTAAATAATCGTTTATTACGACCAGCTATGGTTTCTATATCGAGTTAA